Proteins encoded within one genomic window of Brenneria nigrifluens DSM 30175 = ATCC 13028:
- a CDS encoding ABC transporter substrate-binding protein: MKKAILHTLIASSLALLAAPSFAADQVELRMSWWGGNSRHQQTLKAIESFHQQYPNITVKAEYTGWDGHLSRLTTQIAGKTEPDVMQTNWNWLPIFSKNGDGFYDLNLVKDSLDLTQFDAKELQGTTVNGKLNGIPISVTARVFYFNNESWKKAGLKYPKTWDELLNAGKVFKEKLGDQYYPVVLEHQDSLALLSSYMIQKYNIPAIDEKAQKFSYSDAQWIEFFSLYKKLVDSHVMPSAKHYASFGKSNMYEMKPWITGEWSGTYMWNSTITKYSDNLQPPAKLELGHYPMLPEAKDAGLFFKPAQMLSIGKSTRHPKESALLINFLLNSKEGAQALGLERGVPLSKAAVAQLTADGIIKEDSPSVAGLNQALNLPHALKTSPYFDDPQIVSLFGDAIQYIDYGQKSVEETAKYFQRQSERILKRAMR; the protein is encoded by the coding sequence ATGAAAAAAGCGATCCTACACACGCTGATAGCCTCATCCCTGGCCTTACTGGCGGCGCCGTCTTTTGCCGCCGACCAGGTTGAATTGAGAATGTCCTGGTGGGGCGGCAACAGCCGCCACCAGCAAACGCTCAAGGCAATCGAAAGCTTCCATCAGCAATACCCCAATATCACGGTAAAAGCCGAGTACACCGGTTGGGATGGACACCTGTCCCGCCTGACCACCCAGATCGCCGGTAAAACCGAGCCGGACGTGATGCAGACCAACTGGAACTGGTTGCCGATTTTCTCGAAAAACGGCGATGGGTTCTACGATCTGAACTTGGTCAAAGATTCATTGGACCTGACCCAGTTCGACGCCAAAGAGCTACAGGGCACCACTGTTAACGGCAAGCTGAACGGCATTCCCATTTCCGTTACCGCCCGCGTTTTCTATTTCAACAATGAAAGCTGGAAAAAGGCCGGACTGAAATATCCCAAAACCTGGGACGAGCTGTTGAACGCCGGTAAGGTATTCAAAGAAAAACTGGGCGACCAGTATTACCCGGTGGTACTGGAACATCAGGATTCATTGGCGCTGTTAAGTTCTTACATGATTCAGAAGTACAATATCCCCGCCATCGACGAAAAAGCGCAGAAATTTTCTTATAGCGATGCGCAGTGGATAGAGTTCTTCAGTCTGTACAAGAAGCTGGTTGATAGCCACGTTATGCCTTCGGCGAAGCACTATGCCTCTTTCGGCAAGAGCAATATGTATGAAATGAAGCCGTGGATTACCGGCGAGTGGAGCGGCACCTATATGTGGAACTCCACCATCACCAAATACTCCGACAATCTGCAGCCGCCGGCCAAACTGGAGTTGGGCCATTATCCCATGCTGCCGGAAGCCAAAGACGCCGGACTGTTCTTTAAACCGGCACAAATGTTGTCTATTGGTAAATCAACCAGGCATCCTAAAGAATCCGCCCTGCTGATTAACTTCCTGCTGAACAGTAAGGAAGGCGCTCAGGCATTGGGATTAGAGCGCGGCGTACCGCTAAGCAAAGCCGCCGTGGCGCAATTGACCGCCGATGGGATAATTAAAGAGGACTCGCCCTCCGTCGCCGGATTAAATCAGGCATTAAATTTACCGCACGCGTTGAAAACATCACCCTACTTTGACGACCCGCAGATCGTTTCCCTGTTTGGCGATGCCATTCAGTATATCGACTACGGTCAAAAATCCGTTGAAGAAACGGCAAAATATTTTCAGCGCCAGTCTGAACGTATTTTAAAACGCGCAATGAGATAA
- a CDS encoding oligogalacturonate-specific porin KdgM family protein — protein MKLKILSLAVASLVSINAMAVTIDYRHEIKDDSGNTNKDRLLMSHRFASGFGLSAEVKWKGADSTDKPYNETVADGTEVVASYQYKINSTFAIEPGFSLESSSNSQNYRPYIKGSAKITDGFSASLRYRPWYKRLNGNIGKGDDVDTVQRGHQGNLVLDYKFLEKWQLTTDFEIKKAENYNLYDDDKIDYLYEFKLAYAWDKNWKPYTAIANVSKSSGSDERQTRFRVGIQYNF, from the coding sequence ATGAAATTAAAAATATTATCTCTGGCAGTAGCATCTTTAGTTAGTATAAATGCAATGGCTGTCACCATTGATTATCGTCATGAAATTAAAGATGATAGCGGGAACACGAATAAAGATCGTTTATTAATGTCACATCGTTTTGCCAGTGGTTTTGGGTTATCAGCCGAAGTCAAATGGAAAGGCGCCGATTCGACGGATAAACCTTATAATGAAACCGTTGCTGATGGTACCGAAGTGGTCGCAAGCTATCAGTATAAAATCAATAGTACTTTCGCCATCGAACCAGGATTTTCCCTGGAATCTTCAAGTAATAGCCAAAACTATCGTCCATATATCAAAGGATCAGCCAAAATCACCGATGGTTTTTCCGCCTCTCTCCGTTATCGCCCCTGGTATAAGCGCCTGAATGGTAATATTGGTAAAGGCGATGATGTGGACACCGTACAAAGAGGTCATCAGGGCAATTTGGTTCTCGATTATAAATTCCTTGAAAAATGGCAGTTGACTACTGATTTTGAAATAAAGAAAGCGGAAAATTACAATCTGTATGATGACGATAAGATCGATTATCTATACGAATTTAAATTAGCTTATGCATGGGATAAAAATTGGAAGCCCTATACGGCTATCGCTAATGTCAGTAAGTCTTCTGGCTCGGATGAACGTCAGACCCGTTTTCGGGTCGGTATTCAGTACAACTTCTAA
- a CDS encoding L-cystine transporter, whose translation MNFPLLLNIAAFAALLLLLGYASSNKSWSLAKKVLLGLVVGVLFGLALHLIYGGDNPLIRQSVAWFNIVGNGYVQLLQMIVMPLVFVSILNSVAKLHNASSLGKISILTLGTLLFTTLIAALVGVFVTNLFGLTATGLVQGAQESARLSAIETNYSGKVADLSIPQIILSFIPKNPFAELTGANPTSIISVVIFAVFLGVSALQLTKDDAAKGERILTAIDTLQAWVMKLVRLVMKLTPYGVLALMTKMVASSNLQDILKLGSFVAASYLGLAIMFGVHALLLSLTGINPARFFRKIWPVLTFAFTSRSSAATIPLSIEAQTRRIGVPQSIASFAASFGTTIGQNGCAGLYPAMLAVMVAPTVGINPLDPLWILTLAGIVTISSAGVAGVGGGATFAALIVLPAMGLPVTLVALLISIEPLIDMGRTALNVSGSMTAGTVTSQLLKQTDKTVFDAHEEAELAHR comes from the coding sequence ATGAATTTTCCGCTGCTGTTGAATATTGCGGCATTCGCCGCACTCTTGTTGCTGCTGGGATACGCCAGCAGCAACAAGTCATGGAGTCTGGCGAAAAAAGTATTACTGGGTTTGGTCGTCGGGGTTTTGTTCGGTCTGGCATTACACCTGATTTATGGCGGTGATAACCCGCTAATCAGGCAGTCGGTGGCCTGGTTTAATATCGTCGGCAACGGCTATGTGCAACTGTTGCAGATGATTGTTATGCCTCTGGTATTTGTCTCCATCCTCAACTCGGTGGCGAAACTGCATAATGCCTCTTCGTTAGGCAAAATCAGCATCCTGACGCTCGGCACCCTGCTGTTTACCACGCTGATTGCCGCTTTGGTCGGGGTTTTCGTCACCAATCTGTTCGGGTTGACCGCCACGGGATTGGTTCAGGGCGCGCAGGAAAGCGCCCGCCTGTCGGCTATCGAAACCAATTATTCGGGTAAGGTGGCCGATCTGAGCATCCCGCAGATCATCCTGTCGTTTATTCCAAAAAATCCCTTTGCCGAACTGACGGGAGCCAATCCCACGTCAATCATCAGCGTGGTTATTTTTGCCGTTTTTCTCGGCGTCTCCGCCCTGCAACTGACGAAAGACGACGCAGCGAAAGGCGAGCGAATATTGACCGCCATCGATACGCTGCAGGCCTGGGTGATGAAACTGGTTCGTCTGGTGATGAAACTGACCCCGTATGGCGTGCTGGCGTTAATGACCAAAATGGTCGCCAGCTCCAATCTGCAGGATATCCTCAAGCTGGGCAGCTTTGTGGCGGCCTCCTATCTCGGCCTGGCCATTATGTTCGGCGTGCACGCGCTGCTGCTGTCGCTGACCGGCATCAACCCGGCGCGCTTTTTCCGCAAGATATGGCCGGTGCTGACCTTTGCCTTTACCAGCCGTTCCAGTGCGGCGACCATTCCCCTCAGTATCGAGGCGCAAACCCGCCGTATCGGCGTGCCGCAATCCATCGCCAGCTTTGCCGCCTCGTTCGGCACCACCATCGGCCAGAATGGCTGCGCCGGACTTTATCCCGCCATGCTGGCGGTGATGGTGGCGCCGACCGTCGGCATTAATCCGCTAGATCCGCTGTGGATCCTCACCCTGGCCGGCATCGTTACCATCAGTTCGGCGGGCGTGGCCGGCGTAGGCGGCGGCGCAACCTTTGCCGCCCTGATCGTACTGCCGGCAATGGGACTGCCCGTCACGCTGGTGGCATTGCTGATTTCCATTGAACCATTGATAGATATGGGGCGCACGGCGTTAAACGTCAGCGGTTCCATGACCGCGGGCACGGTGACCAGCCAGTTATTGAAACAAACGGATAAAACGGTGTTCGACGCTCACGAAGAGGCGGAATTGGCGCATCGCTAG
- a CDS encoding RcnB family protein — protein MTKKTLALTMSLLLATSSFSPITFAERTNGPQEQKLQQRNNQGNNQNSGERGSARGADSKQRMLPNANRNSDNGKRAEKQTSREHRNGANFRERDQFAWKGSNFRKGHPAPKRFRGDDYRVNDWHARGLREPPAGQHWAYINGNYVLIAAATGIITAILLNGALN, from the coding sequence ATGACGAAAAAAACACTGGCGCTGACGATGTCGTTACTCCTGGCGACAAGTTCTTTTTCACCCATTACTTTTGCTGAAAGGACGAACGGACCGCAAGAGCAGAAGTTGCAACAACGCAATAATCAAGGCAATAACCAAAATAGCGGGGAGCGCGGAAGTGCGCGGGGCGCCGACAGTAAGCAAAGAATGCTGCCCAACGCCAATCGCAACAGCGATAACGGGAAAAGAGCGGAAAAGCAGACTTCCCGTGAGCATCGCAATGGCGCCAACTTCCGTGAACGCGATCAGTTTGCGTGGAAGGGGAGTAATTTCAGGAAAGGCCACCCGGCCCCCAAACGTTTTCGCGGGGATGATTATCGGGTAAATGACTGGCATGCCCGCGGTTTACGTGAGCCGCCGGCCGGTCAGCACTGGGCCTATATTAATGGCAATTATGTGTTGATCGCCGCGGCTACGGGGATAATCACCGCTATTCTGCTGAACGGCGCGTTAAACTAA
- the osmE gene encoding osmotically-inducible lipoprotein OsmE, with protein sequence MKNNRLILCFAAAGAVFLSGCSTYNKAESYVNEPVVKDVKVGMTKQQVRQIAGSIGVERRLVNATGTCSDYLLKNRDGTAQNYFVSYDETGQVRNKGFQSCQAYDTNPQR encoded by the coding sequence ATGAAAAATAATCGACTAATATTGTGTTTTGCGGCGGCAGGAGCTGTTTTTCTCTCCGGGTGTTCTACTTATAACAAAGCCGAGAGTTATGTAAATGAGCCGGTAGTGAAAGACGTGAAGGTGGGAATGACGAAGCAGCAGGTTCGTCAGATTGCAGGTTCGATAGGCGTGGAAAGAAGGCTGGTGAACGCGACAGGCACCTGTAGCGATTATCTGCTGAAGAATCGTGATGGCACGGCGCAGAACTATTTCGTCAGCTATGACGAAACCGGGCAGGTGCGCAACAAAGGCTTCCAAAGCTGCCAGGCTTATGACACCAATCCGCAGCGCTAG
- the nadE gene encoding ammonia-dependent NAD(+) synthetase, which translates to MSLQQEIISALGVKSSIDPTQEIRVSVDFLKDYLTAHPFVKSLILGISGGQDSTLTGKLCQLAITELRNETGRQDYQFIAVRLPYGVQADEADCQDAIAFIKPDKVLTVNIKPAVQASEATLKAIGIELSDFVKGNEKARERMKAQYSIAGMNAGLVVGTDHAAEAVTGFFTKYGDGGTDINPIFRLNKRQGKALLRELGCPSNLYTKAPTADLEDDRPALPDEVALGVTYEKIDDYLEGKAIDAKEAAIIENWYRKTEHKRRPPVTVFDDFWR; encoded by the coding sequence ATGTCATTACAACAAGAGATTATCAGCGCGCTGGGAGTGAAAAGCAGTATCGATCCAACGCAGGAAATCCGCGTCAGCGTTGATTTTTTAAAAGATTATCTGACGGCACATCCGTTTGTGAAGTCGCTGATTCTGGGGATCAGCGGAGGTCAGGACTCAACGCTGACCGGTAAACTGTGCCAGTTGGCCATCACCGAACTGCGTAATGAAACCGGCAGGCAGGATTATCAGTTTATCGCGGTGCGTTTGCCTTACGGCGTTCAGGCCGATGAGGCCGACTGCCAGGACGCCATCGCCTTTATCAAGCCGGATAAGGTGCTGACCGTCAATATCAAACCGGCGGTGCAAGCCAGCGAAGCCACGCTGAAAGCGATTGGCATCGAGCTTTCCGACTTTGTCAAAGGTAATGAAAAAGCCCGCGAGCGCATGAAAGCCCAGTACAGCATCGCCGGGATGAACGCCGGCCTGGTGGTGGGAACCGACCATGCAGCAGAAGCGGTGACCGGCTTCTTTACCAAATATGGCGATGGCGGCACGGATATCAACCCGATATTCCGCCTGAATAAACGTCAGGGGAAAGCGCTGCTGCGCGAATTGGGCTGCCCGTCGAACCTTTACACCAAAGCGCCGACCGCCGATCTGGAGGACGACCGCCCCGCGCTGCCGGACGAAGTGGCATTAGGCGTGACCTATGAAAAAATTGATGACTACCTGGAAGGTAAAGCAATTGACGCCAAAGAGGCGGCGATTATAGAAAACTGGTATCGCAAAACCGAACATAAGCGTCGGCCGCCGGTTACCGTTTTCGACGACTTCTGGCGTTAA
- a CDS encoding ABC transporter ATP-binding protein — MLRRFFSYYAPYKGLFVLDFGCAIIAGLLELGFPMAIKAFIDRLLPEQDWSLLLLASVALLVVYLLNTALMAIVNYWGHALGVGIETDMRRQAFEHLQKLPFRYYDNMKTGHIITHVTKDLEEVGEIAHHGPEDLFIAIMTFIGAFILMATVHLPLAMLTIVIVPFMTYLVSRYGARMTDTWRQLFGQVGDFNARIEESVGGIRVVKAFANEAHEQKLFSHDNESYRRTKLQAYRIMTASLTLSYLSTRLIQLIVMLAGIWYVIAGELTYGGFIGFLLLIEVFFRPVAKITAVLESYPKGIAGFKRFTQLIDTVPEIADSPNARDAGALKGDIRFSQVCFGYSPDRPIIRDVNLSIRAGETVAFVGPSGAGKTTLCSLLPRFYDLTSGSITIDGIDIRDMTQASLRSQIGIVQQDVFLFGGTIRENIAYGKLGADDKEIMQAARRARLDELIENLPDGLDTVVGERGVKLSGGQKQRLSIARIFLKNPPILILDEATSALDTATEQAIQHSLSELSAGRTTLVIAHRLATIQHAERIVVVDDGGIIEQGSHRALIERSGIYASLHQAQFGHA, encoded by the coding sequence ATGTTACGACGTTTTTTCTCTTACTACGCCCCTTACAAGGGGCTATTCGTGCTCGATTTCGGCTGCGCTATTATCGCAGGTTTACTTGAACTCGGTTTCCCGATGGCGATCAAGGCATTCATCGACCGGCTGCTGCCGGAGCAGGACTGGTCGTTGCTTCTACTCGCCTCGGTGGCGTTATTGGTGGTGTATTTGCTGAATACCGCACTGATGGCCATTGTGAACTACTGGGGACATGCGCTGGGAGTAGGCATTGAAACCGACATGCGCCGTCAGGCGTTTGAACACCTGCAAAAGCTGCCTTTCCGCTATTATGACAATATGAAAACCGGTCATATTATCACCCACGTCACCAAGGATCTGGAAGAGGTGGGGGAAATCGCCCATCACGGCCCGGAAGACCTGTTTATCGCCATCATGACCTTTATCGGCGCGTTTATTCTGATGGCCACCGTGCATCTGCCGTTGGCGATGCTCACTATCGTTATCGTGCCGTTTATGACCTATCTGGTCAGCCGCTATGGCGCACGCATGACCGATACCTGGCGCCAGTTATTCGGCCAGGTTGGCGATTTCAACGCCCGCATTGAAGAAAGCGTGGGCGGTATTCGAGTGGTCAAAGCGTTCGCCAATGAGGCGCATGAGCAAAAGCTGTTTTCACATGATAACGAAAGCTATCGCCGCACTAAACTTCAGGCCTATCGCATTATGACCGCCAGTTTGACCCTCAGCTATCTGAGCACCAGGCTGATTCAGTTGATCGTCATGCTGGCGGGCATCTGGTACGTTATTGCCGGCGAACTTACCTACGGCGGCTTTATCGGCTTCCTGTTGCTGATCGAAGTATTCTTCCGCCCCGTGGCTAAAATTACCGCGGTGCTGGAGAGCTATCCGAAAGGGATTGCCGGTTTCAAGCGTTTTACCCAATTGATTGACACGGTGCCGGAAATTGCGGATTCCCCCAACGCACGCGATGCCGGCGCGCTTAAAGGCGATATCCGCTTCAGTCAGGTTTGTTTTGGCTATTCGCCCGATCGCCCCATCATCCGTGACGTAAATCTATCGATTCGCGCCGGCGAAACGGTCGCCTTTGTCGGGCCTTCCGGTGCGGGAAAAACCACGCTCTGTTCGCTGCTGCCCCGCTTTTATGATTTGACCAGCGGCAGTATCACCATCGACGGCATAGATATCCGCGATATGACGCAGGCTTCGCTACGCAGCCAGATTGGCATCGTGCAACAGGATGTCTTCCTGTTCGGCGGCACCATTCGTGAAAATATCGCCTATGGCAAACTGGGCGCCGACGATAAAGAAATCATGCAGGCGGCGCGGCGCGCCAGGCTGGACGAGCTGATTGAGAATCTGCCGGACGGGCTGGATACCGTCGTGGGAGAACGCGGCGTCAAATTGTCCGGCGGCCAGAAACAGCGTTTATCCATTGCACGGATTTTCCTGAAAAACCCGCCGATTCTGATCCTGGATGAGGCTACCTCCGCGCTGGATACCGCCACCGAACAGGCCATCCAACACTCGCTTAGCGAGCTTTCGGCGGGACGAACCACGCTGGTTATCGCCCATCGTCTGGCAACCATTCAACATGCCGAGCGCATTGTGGTGGTTGATGACGGCGGAATTATCGAGCAAGGCAGTCATCGGGCGTTAATCGAACGCAGCGGAATTTACGCCAGCTTGCATCAGGCGCAGTTCGGCCACGCCTGA
- a CDS encoding nitrous oxide-stimulated promoter family protein: MARPPPGKYRQREIRTVGLMIELYQKRHPAADCDDKYRRLFDYAVNRLERCYFGEEKPACKHCPIHCYQPARREEIKTIMRWSGPRMLLRHPILAIRHLIDDHRPAPKSGRE, translated from the coding sequence ATGGCGAGACCCCCCCCAGGCAAATACCGGCAGCGAGAGATCCGTACCGTCGGGCTGATGATCGAACTGTACCAAAAGCGCCATCCCGCAGCCGACTGCGACGATAAATACCGGCGTCTGTTCGATTACGCCGTCAATCGTCTGGAACGCTGCTATTTCGGCGAAGAGAAACCGGCGTGCAAGCACTGCCCCATCCACTGCTACCAACCCGCCAGGCGGGAAGAGATCAAAACGATTATGCGCTGGTCGGGACCGCGTATGCTGCTTCGCCACCCTATTCTGGCCATCCGTCATTTGATTGACGACCATCGCCCGGCGCCGAAATCCGGCCGCGAATAG
- the ihfA gene encoding integration host factor subunit alpha — MALTKAEMSEYLFEKLGLSKRDAKELVELFFEEVRRALENGEQVKLSGFGNFDLRDKNQRPGRNPKTGEDIPITARRVVTFRPGQKLKSRVENASPKE, encoded by the coding sequence ATGGCGCTTACTAAAGCTGAAATGTCAGAATACCTGTTTGAGAAGCTTGGGCTGAGCAAACGGGATGCCAAAGAGCTAGTCGAGCTGTTTTTTGAAGAAGTTCGTCGCGCTTTGGAGAATGGCGAGCAGGTCAAATTGTCGGGATTTGGCAATTTTGATTTGCGAGACAAAAACCAACGACCGGGACGTAACCCAAAAACTGGCGAAGATATTCCGATTACGGCGCGCCGTGTGGTCACGTTCCGTCCTGGGCAAAAGCTAAAAAGCAGGGTAGAGAACGCCTCTCCCAAAGAGTAA